From the genome of Papaver somniferum cultivar HN1 unplaced genomic scaffold, ASM357369v1 unplaced-scaffold_21, whole genome shotgun sequence:
GTAAAAGGAAAACACAAACCATGCATGAGACATTTCCATTTTCATGTGTATTTTATCTCAGCCCGCCACGAGGATATTTTATGTTTGTTCTAAAGTGTCCAACTCAACATGTAAAAGGAAAACACAAACCATGCATGAGACATTTCCATTTTCATGTGTATTTTATCTCAGCCCGCCACGAGGATATTTTATGTTTGTTCTAAAGCGTCCAACTCAACATGTAAATGGGAGAAGAAATGATGATGAAAGTCGCAATCAGCCGAACAAAAATTAGAATCTTCCAACTTTGTTCCTATGTCACTACACACTAGATCTTTCTGCAATCTATCACTTCCCACTTGGCCATCTTTTTTCTTGATATATTTgaattgttctttttttttcatcggtAAAGAAAGAATAAAATGACGTCGAGGAGATGTACGTCACTTACCCGTTTGCTCACTCCATTCCTTGTACCATTACAATGAGAAGTAGCAGAGGTCGTGGAGAAGCAACCAAGAATAAATAACAAAGAGATGGTAATTCTTAGAATTAAGCAAACAATGATACGTATGGAAAGTATCCCATCTCACAATGTGAGTTTAGttaaaaagaaaacaatgatACGTATGGAAAGTATCCAATCTCACAATGTGGGTTGTTTTACCGTTAAGTCTCTGTATAAGACTTTTGTTGCAGCTGAAGGTTTGGATGAGTTTCCACATCAATTTGTCTGGTGTGCAGTTCATGGTAAACTTAATTCTTTGAATATGTTACAACACAAAGGTATTGACATCTACAGCTCTTGTGTTCTTTGCGGGGATAGTTCTGAATCTCAGGATCATATTTTACTTCATTGTAAGGTAGCTTACAATATTTGGATGGCTGTTACTCCTTCGAAACATTGGTCTTGTGTGTTTCCAGAAACCATGTTCAGTTTTGCTCATTCATGGCCTTTTAATATGATGTCCCATTCAGGTAGAGTTGTGTGGGACTTAATCCCAGCTGTAGTCATATGGGTATTGTGGAGAGAACGTAACTGTGGCACATTGAAGAAAACTACAGTTTCAAAACAGATGTAGACCTTGCTACAGATGTTAAGTCCCTTGGTGTTATCATGGGCAAATGCttgtggaaagaaggttcacCTGAATTTCTCCAATTCTGTATCTAATTGGGAGACTGTATTCTCCTAATTTTTTTCCTTTCTACTGTTGTTTCTGTCAACCATTTGTAGACTTTTGTAAATTCTACCATCTTTAATAAATCTctcttcttatcaaaaaaaaaaaaaaaagttaaagagGACGTTATCATGGGGTAATTTTGAAGTAGTTGTATGGGAGATTGCTCTGATCCTTCTGGATCCTTTCTCTTGTTAAAAAAGACAAAAGCAATCAACACAATCTTCCCAACAATGGAAATGGAAATGGTGGCACAAGTTGCCTGCGTTGAATTACTATACCAACACTTGAAAGCCTCTTTTCCAAAGTGTAAAGTAATATTTCGTTCCCCCATATAAATCTTATAGCAACTTCTTTTGCTTTTTAATTTTGTCCCATTATTTCAAAGTAAAATCTTCTCATCGAAAATAATAGAACACAAAAGTACTTTTATCTTTCCATTCTTTCCCTTTTCGGTAATCAAGTATTTTCCCAAGCAGAAgctgaaacaaaataaaaaaaatcctttgaATTTTCTTTGatcatatttattttttatgcaCTGATTATTGGCAGgatattttgatttcttcttaaatatattacaaatatTAACTAGCTTATTCGGACAATAAATATAGTGTTTACGTTTGTGCACACTCTTTAACAACCGGTGATTATATAATGGACGAATAATATTAAATTTATACCCATTTCATCAATTACATGAAAATATCTAATTAATACTCTGAGAAGAGAATGCATAACATTGATCTCGGGCTTGTAGAACACACTATTACATTTGGATTCAGATTGGTTATATGTGCCTCCAAACATGTGTGTATCTTCTTGGTTTCACTTACaaaatacaaaatatatatgccaAGCGCTCTTACAATTACCATGTCTAATCATAAGTGTttacctctttttttcttcttcagtttTTGAGACAACATTGCAAAACATGCTCTTATAAGATGCTAAAACTCGGTGTGAACAAAAATAAAACTAGTGACAGTAATGATGGACAACACGATCACACAAAATAGTCTTATGATACTAACATGATTCTGGGAAATCCCAATCCCAAGGAGAGCCTTGAACCGGATGATCATTGTTAGCCGATGATGTTGCAATTGGAGCTAATAGTGAAATAATCATTTGATCAAGTTCTTCAAGGCCAAGGGGATCATCATTAGTTTGTAGTAACTCCCCTTCACAATGGTAACCTCCAAAATCGTGCATTTTATTGTTGGATCCTGCAGTTGTGGGAGTACTTATGTGTGTAGTAGTAGGAGAATAGATTTCCATTTTAGTTGAAGTAGATACGAAATGATTTTGGCTAGTTTCTAGGCCATCATTGTGGATATTGGCCGAGATTAATGAAGTAGTAGAATAAATAGAAAAGGAAGGATGTGACTCAAGCTGTTTGTCTTTGTTGTTTGCAGTTTGAACACTTGATTCTTGAAAGTTTATATACGTTTCTTCTAATGATTTATCTTCCCTTTGTTCTTGATAAATTTGGCGATGAGCATGACCATGTTCTTGTTTATTTGGTGTATATTTCCCTGAAAGTAGTTCTGATATCTCAGTGCAGCTGTGGTTTCCAATATACGTGACATTGAAAATAGACGAGTTTAGATCGGATCGTTGAACTTGTTTCATCGCCAAGCAATTTTGACTGGTACGGTAACTACATTTGTAATAAGCTCTGCAAAGTTGACATCAAGTAATTAACCGGTTCTAGTTAAAGAATGAtcaaaaaatattaaattttcTGCTATAAAAATAAGCTGACACAATTTCAGGAGTTCTCGCCTAGCTCATGGTTCTTGTTCATTATGCAAGGTGTAATGATTAACAACTTTCTTGCTCACCTAGGGTATTTGGCTCCAAGAATCTCTTTCTGTCCATATTTTCGCCATCCATAACCATCATCTAGGGGTCCTTCTAACCCCGCTTGTTCACAACCACGTACTTGTTGTGTCCATCTTACTAACCCTTTCCTACATTTGATATGAGTGGTAAACATGTATAAGCTCAATGAAATCTATAaacatgatttatttattttttctttccgaTATGCTATTACACAGAGTTCGTTAGTACTTGTACCTCTTTCTTGAACCTTCTTGGAAAAAATCAGAAGAGCAATTGCTAAAAAGGCTCCCTCCGGACTGACCCATGGAAGAGTTGGGAGTAGTAGTTTCATTTTCCGTCTTTATTTGATTCAGTATCGAAAGAGAATTCTCAAAGATGGATAATATTTTGGTTACTAAGACGTTaccagaaaaagaagaaggattaaGGTGAGTTTGAAGTTCCATTACTAGCTCTCTTGCTTGAATTATTTCTTTGATAAGCCAAGGTGCCTTTAGATCCATGTTGATGTTCTCAACCATTTCTAGTTAGAAGTGTGTATTTGTGTTGTGTGTGAGAGAGATTTGGCAAAAAAAACTAGGAATAAGGGGAAGATTTTTGTAGTAGATTGGAAATGAATTTAGGGTATATATATGTGATTGATGCACAAAAAGTTGGATATAATTAAAGGAGCTTTAGTTTGATCGTAATTTATTGACTTTATTTTGTTAATGGAGAGCACTCGTTATTGAATAGCATAGAAAAGAGACAATGATGATGACAATGAGATGAAGACAACGAAGTTGATGGATATAGTGACTCATGGTTTGAGATGGATAAAAtaattagatttatttttttcatattgGTCGTTGTTACATGTAAAAGAAGGAACAAAGAGGAAAGAAATCAAGAATCTTCTTCATCCTTGTTCCTTCCACGAATATGGTCACTCACGACACTCAGTCTTGTGTATCCACTAGAGATCAGTAGAAGATACACTACATCTTTTTCACTTGCCCATTTCAGCTAGAGAGTGAAAGCGTGTAAATGATGTCATGCATGTGTACGTCATTTTGTCGATTAGAAAAATTTCGTTACTCGTTTTGTTTACGTGTTACGGCCAACTGTGGAAGCTCAGATAAGGTTGGGGTAACCCTAGATTGATCATTAAACCACATGTTTAACTCCCATttccaagaagaaaaataatactcccttcgtcccaaattaattgagttaatttgttttaaattttgtctcaCAAATAATTCAGCTATCTCACTAATCaaagagatatttctaaaactacaattttaattgattattgttactatgaGACTTATGTAAAAttcgatagtcatgtttatattcgctaCATAGgctttttaaaatgtttttcaatcgTACAAGGTTTATGAAAAATcgtgatatagtttaagagatgaatcatttctaagttttactagttatcatcaataagggtataattataaaaaCAAACTTAAAcgtatttctcctttttctttgctttaataattgtgcaaactacaaatagTTCAATTAACTTGAGACGAGGGAGTATAATCTTATCTTACAGTGTTATAGATTAGACCTTCTACGAGAATTTTTCTCTATTTATTTCAATTTTTGAAATTGTTTTCCATTTTAAAAATTAAATGTATAAAGGCGGCTATCAAAAACATGGAAATTTTCACAAGATTTTGGCCACAAAACCGGTCTTACGAGATATATAGCTTTTAGGACCAACTTAGCACCACATTTTCAAGAAAAATCCACGGCAGGATGACTTCATGAAATTGTTGCGAAAATGTGGTTTTCGGATTTACAAGTGGTGCTTAGTAGATAAGAATTGACGAACTTTCCAACAAAGAAAGACAATTACTTCCTCAATCCAAGTTCCCTGGGGAtgaattttctgaaaaaaaatggaaattcaTTCGGTAGTAGATATACTTTTTTCTCCACTTTTTTCCAGCACCATGCAgtatttttctttaaattttgttGGTTTATAGAATGTTCTCAACATTTACTCTTTCCGGTTATCCTAGACTAGTTGAGTAAATTTTCAGGCAACCACATATTCGAGTCATTTCAATGGGAATTTGtactttgaatttttttgaaaatcttTCCTATTCTCGACTTCGAATTTAATCAGAAAAAATTTCCCCTTTCTTTGAAACGAGAATCTACTTCCAAAACAGCCAAAGCAAACCCACTTGGGACAAAAGGACTCACAGAATATATAATAAGAGCCCAAGTCATGGCTCATAAAAAATATACAATTGGGGGTTATCTATAATACTAGCGAACTCCACGCTATGACACATGAAACCTCCATTTATTTATATGTGATAAATTTAAATTCCATGCATGTAGCATACTAGCATACCTCCTGTGTCCTATCACCATCACTCAAAATCTAACGGGCTGAAAATGACAAAATTAAACTAATCCCAAAGTTTAATGGTCATCATTCAAAATTTGACGGCCTATTTTGGTTGGTGAAGTCGTTAGGAAAGACGAGAACTTATATATTCGAAATCCAAATCCTTTGAACCTAAAATTTCACGCGGCTATTGGTAACGCACTAGACGAGTGAAACTCATAGTCGGTTTCGGATATACAAAATGCAgaaatagtattattatatagacaGCTCAGTTCTTAGGTTATTTTCAATTTTAAGATTTGAACTTGCAGTTGTTACGGAGATAGGTGATGATGAAATCGTTGGGTGATAATACGTTaacaatttgaatttgaaaattgtACATATTACCGAGCGATCAAGAATTAAAGAAATTTTATGTCATACTGTTTACGAAGAGAAAGCCACAATGATCAAAGGGCTCTTCAGTCTCATCAAAAATAGTTTAATTTTAAAATAGTTTAATTTTAGAATAGTTTAATTTTAGTATCATGGTTGACTGGAATTATGATGCAGATATTGCATGGCTGCTAATGGTGGTTACTCTTGGGGTTCAGAGCATCTACTTGTTAATCTTgtggaaacatattagctaacaagaaacacttgatctctcggattgcttcatgaacctcactacgatctaggataagaagaacagaaagagaaccacacagatgcaagccataaacaaagcaacaacaagtaaagtactcacggatttaacgtggttcaacaatatacacaatgtgtgtaatattgtctacatccaccaaacggctacgacctctttattcattatagaatcaccattGAGAATTACATAACTGACTGACTatatcaatccatcgactcaccacaacgtgaccgaacacaagaacttcacaagcaccctataagatccaaagtagtgtcttcacccatacgagataatgtttaccacattatctaccaccacaagatgatcttctctgcacaccctgatatagattaccATAGACGCCTTTAGCttaacaccaataatctaatccagcaccaccaagatgacaTTCTCttcaacaagatgtcttaccaacatctccatgtgaatactccataacgacatatcttccaacatcgataagtatccatAAGCAacataatgatgtactccttccaccattaggtctctcacataaccacctcaataggtgggatgaatccctcacatctttacgagatttacattgaggattccatgactaaaacacttagcctagacctccttatataggagtcacaaacttggttcccaagtcttggcctccttggattaggaaaccgactcatactaggaaaccatggtcaatttaagtatcccatcttaatatggtaattaactcaaactaagaatttaacctaaactaggaaaccactGTTTCcctacaattctccacctcggatcatgcattcatgcatgagacgatcaactaATTATCCCTCCATCTTCTGAACATCGATTGCACCATCACTGGTTTCCTACaccctcaataggaatcaaaccgaaAATGTATTTCACCCAAATTGTTCCGTAGAACCTCCACCAGAAGAGAGCAAACCAAACTTGAACGTCACCAACTCAGACTTAACAATCCAACCTACTGGTGATCGTACGAATCTCCAAAACGGTGAAAAATCTGAACATCTCAACAAATCAACATTATATGATCATCCGTTATGGAACATCTTGAGAAAATACACCTTACTCCTTTATGTTcacaactccacattgattggCATCATTCTAGGTGTATTACATGCCAACTCAATCAAACCATATAACATTATTATCCATATGATTCCATCGAACTTAGTTACGGTCATTATGCGCCCTTGAACCTTCGCCACCTCCGAACTTGCTTCATACTACGAACAGAGCTCCGTCTTTGCTTTCCTTGATCCACTCGAGTCAATGTTCCGCTCTTCTAAGCTACCAACTCAAAGTTACGCACCACATCCGTTAGGGTTGACATCCATAACTACTCGATAAGCAAATGAAAATACCACAGCAGCCTCCATGCGTCTGCCTAAGTATTATCTTAGCAGAACCatagtcttcatcttcgtctctaAACTCCAGCTGAGTCAATTGCTTACTTAAACAACTGATCACATACTTGCTCTTTTCCATGAGCATGTCCTCCAAAGCGAGTTAATGAGAAACTTTGCGTTAGTTTGTCATAAACCAACCTTCATGTTAGCTCCCAAGAAACTAATCATCTTGTATATACCAAAGCATATTGAGCATGACTCTAACTGCGCACCAAATACAACCAATCGATGGATCATTGCAACTGCGTACCAATCTCGAGTTCATCTCTTATGAATCTTGCTTTACGAGCCTATCTCCGATTGGATCATGATTCTACAACCATATTTCCCCAATTGAGTTTTACTCCTTCAAAAAGCTCATCATATCTTCGACCAATGCATACATACCAAACACGTGTATAGCTTCACAAAGACTTCGACAGCTGACACACCAATCATCTTCACCACTTCAGCAACCTCTATGGGCTTTGACAACAATGTC
Proteins encoded in this window:
- the LOC113339495 gene encoding probable WRKY transcription factor 41, which gives rise to MVENINMDLKAPWLIKEIIQARELVMELQTHLNPSSFSGNVLVTKILSIFENSLSILNQIKTENETTTPNSSMGQSGGSLFSNCSSDFFQEGSRKRKGLVRWTQQVRGCEQAGLEGPLDDGYGWRKYGQKEILGAKYPRAYYKCSYRTSQNCLAMKQVQRSDLNSSIFNVTYIGNHSCTEISELLSGKYTPNKQEHGHAHRQIYQEQREDKSLEETYINFQESSVQTANNKDKQLESHPSFSIYSTTSLISANIHNDGLETSQNHFVSTSTKMEIYSPTTTHISTPTTAGSNNKMHDFGGYHCEGELLQTNDDPLGLEELDQMIISLLAPIATSSANNDHPVQGSPWDWDFPESC